One genomic region from Gossypium hirsutum isolate 1008001.06 chromosome D13, Gossypium_hirsutum_v2.1, whole genome shotgun sequence encodes:
- the LOC107919366 gene encoding uncharacterized protein — protein MDQKLEKLEQLQKEMQERHAKIQQVLMNQLSQLLARANDKGKSPVIDSGVGHEDLVYPLGFTLISTQAQPEMCPQRVPVTIRPQYQAGAAVPMNFQTDLGSNLGDNLTNPGVPDLDDVAEVEKAKVDLPKQLEDRCRWLEEKFRVMENADYRCKIDAEDLILVLDLVLPPMFKMPEFKKYNGTSCLEAHITMFCRRMAGYIDNDQLLIHCFQDSLIGAAAKWYNQLVVPKFAHGKIWHKPS, from the coding sequence atggatcagaAGTTAGAAAAGCTGGAACAATTGCAAAAGGAAATGCAGGAAAGACATGCTAAAATCCAGCAAGTATTGATGAATCAACTATCGCAATTATTGGCTAGAGCGAACGATAAAGGAAAAAGCCCAGTAATTGATTCTGGAGTTGGTCATGAAGATCTTGTTTATCCTCTAGGTTTCACTTTGATAAGTACCCAGGCACAACCAGAGATGTGCCCGCAGAGAGTACCTGTCACTATTAGGCCTCAATACCAAGCTGGTGCCGCAGTACCTATGAATTTTCAAACAGACTTGGGTTCTAATCTGGGAGATAATCTGACCAACCCTGGCGTTCCTGATCTGGATGATGTAGCGGAAGTAGAAAAGGCAAAAGTAGATTTACCGAAGCAACTTGAAGATAGGTGTAGGTGGCTAGAGGAAAAGTTCAGAGTAATGGAAAATGCCGATTACCGTTGCAAGATCGATGCCGAAGACCTAATTTTGGTCCTTGACTTAGTTCTCCCGCCTATGTTTAAAATGCCTGAATTTAAGAAGTATAACGGGACTAGCTGTCTTGAAGCCCATATCACTATGTTCTGTCGGAGGATGGCAGGATATATCGACAATGATCAATTGTTAATTCACTgtttccaggacagtttgatcggagctgcggccaaatggtacaaccagctGGTCGTGCCCAAATTTGCTCATGGAAAGATTTGGCACAAGCCTTCATGA